A single Henriciella sp. AS95 DNA region contains:
- a CDS encoding MBL fold metallo-hydrolase — protein sequence MTKPEVKEFFDKDTNTYSYVVWDPTNNVAAVIDSLLDFDQASGRTTTDSADRLIAFVKEKGLTVDWIIDTHVHADHLTAAPYVKSQLGGRAGIGEHISTVQKVFAKIFNEDQRFHTDGSQFDHLFKDSETYTVGTIEAKAIHTPGHTPACMTHLIGDAVFVGDTIFAPDYGTARCDFPGGDAGTLYDSIQRLFELPDETRVFLCHDYKAPGRDTFMFETTIADEKAHNIHVGGGTSKEDFVKMRTARDATLDMPKLILPSVQINMRAGHMPEPEENGQRYMKLPINAL from the coding sequence ATGACCAAGCCTGAAGTGAAAGAGTTCTTCGACAAAGACACCAATACATATAGCTATGTCGTCTGGGACCCGACCAACAATGTCGCTGCCGTGATCGATTCCCTGCTCGATTTCGACCAGGCCTCGGGCCGCACGACAACCGACTCCGCCGACAGGCTGATCGCCTTCGTGAAGGAGAAGGGCCTCACCGTAGACTGGATCATCGACACTCACGTCCATGCCGACCACCTCACCGCCGCGCCCTATGTCAAAAGCCAGCTCGGCGGACGGGCCGGCATCGGCGAGCACATTTCCACCGTCCAGAAAGTGTTCGCGAAGATCTTCAATGAGGATCAGCGCTTCCACACCGATGGCAGTCAGTTCGACCACCTCTTCAAGGATAGTGAGACCTACACCGTCGGCACGATCGAGGCGAAAGCCATTCATACGCCGGGCCATACGCCCGCCTGTATGACCCACCTCATTGGCGACGCGGTTTTCGTCGGAGACACCATCTTCGCGCCGGACTACGGCACGGCCCGTTGCGATTTCCCGGGCGGCGATGCCGGCACGCTCTACGATTCCATCCAGCGTCTTTTCGAGTTGCCGGACGAGACCCGCGTCTTCCTCTGCCACGACTACAAGGCGCCGGGCCGTGACACCTTCATGTTCGAGACGACCATCGCGGACGAGAAGGCCCACAACATCCATGTCGGCGGGGGCACTTCGAAAGAGGACTTCGTGAAGATGCGCACCGCGCGCGACGCGACCCTCGACATGCCAAAACTGATCCTGCCTTCAGTGCAGATCAATATGCGCGCTGGCCACATGCCTGAACCTGAAGAGAACGGTCAGCGCTATATGAAGCTGCCAATCAACGCACTTTGA
- a CDS encoding peroxiredoxin, with translation MTHQIDGTSATPSLPTAGIGSVAPDFEARSTQGPIRLSDYRGRWLVFFSHPADFTPVCTSEFIAFQKKADRFAALNCDLLGLSVDSLYSHLAWVKDIEARFDVRISFPIIEDISMSIARAYGMIHDDSQSTASVRSVFFIDPEGLIRAVIHYPLAVGRSVEEVIRVLAALQTAEQDGVSTPEGWTPGEESVLPAPISLQEADERAGLNGDAWYFTRSGDRQ, from the coding sequence ATGACCCATCAAATCGACGGCACAAGCGCCACGCCATCGCTGCCCACCGCGGGTATTGGTTCTGTCGCTCCCGACTTTGAGGCGCGCTCGACCCAGGGGCCCATACGGCTTTCCGATTATCGCGGACGCTGGCTTGTCTTCTTCTCGCACCCGGCAGATTTTACGCCTGTCTGCACGTCGGAGTTCATTGCTTTCCAAAAGAAGGCTGATCGATTTGCTGCGCTCAACTGCGACCTGCTCGGCCTGTCGGTTGACAGCCTTTACTCACATCTCGCCTGGGTAAAGGATATCGAAGCCAGGTTTGATGTTCGAATTTCATTTCCGATCATCGAAGACATTTCCATGTCGATTGCGCGCGCTTACGGCATGATCCACGACGATTCCCAGTCGACAGCCTCTGTCCGCTCCGTCTTCTTCATTGACCCTGAAGGACTCATCCGGGCCGTCATTCATTACCCCCTCGCGGTTGGCCGCTCCGTCGAGGAAGTTATTCGCGTTCTGGCAGCCCTCCAAACCGCTGAACAAGACGGCGTCTCCACCCCGGAAGGGTGGACACCCGGTGAAGAGAGCGTCCTTCCCGCACCAATAAGTCTTCAAGAAGCCGACGAACGCGCAGGGCTGAATGGCGACGCCTGGTACTTTACGCGCAGCGGAGACAGACAATGA
- a CDS encoding YeeE/YedE family protein: protein MENFTPVSASVGGALIGLSAVILMLTNGRIAGISGVFSGAVFAEPGDKAWRALFVLGLIAAPLVYLAVTGTRPDFQLSAGWPLIIAGGLLVGFGTRLGSGCTSGHGVCGLSRLSPRSMVSVALFMGAGMATVALLKPLVGG from the coding sequence ATGGAAAATTTCACGCCTGTCAGCGCTAGCGTCGGTGGGGCGCTTATTGGGCTATCTGCAGTGATATTGATGCTGACCAATGGCCGGATCGCAGGCATTAGCGGTGTGTTTTCCGGAGCGGTTTTCGCCGAACCGGGCGACAAGGCGTGGCGGGCTCTCTTCGTGCTTGGGCTGATCGCCGCGCCGCTGGTCTATCTGGCGGTTACCGGAACACGTCCGGACTTCCAGTTGAGCGCCGGATGGCCACTCATTATTGCGGGTGGGCTTCTCGTCGGATTTGGAACGCGGCTGGGCTCAGGCTGCACAAGCGGACATGGCGTTTGTGGGCTGTCTCGCCTTTCGCCCCGCTCAATGGTCTCAGTCGCGCTGTTCATGGGCGCCGGTATGGCGACCGTTGCTCTCTTAAAGCCGTTGGTGGGAGGCTAG
- a CDS encoding DUF6691 family protein, producing the protein MARNVAALFAGLIFGLGLVISQMVNPAKVIAFLDIFGDWDPSLALVMGGALLVTAIGYRLVWTRRRPFFESKFLLPGNRQVDSKLAIGAVLFGIGWGLVGLCPGPAITAITLGGWEAAGFLAAMIGGMVLYQFFEWIRVRS; encoded by the coding sequence ATGGCGCGCAACGTAGCAGCCCTCTTCGCGGGTTTGATCTTCGGACTTGGTCTCGTGATTTCGCAAATGGTCAACCCGGCGAAGGTGATCGCTTTTCTGGATATTTTTGGTGACTGGGACCCTTCACTTGCACTGGTGATGGGCGGTGCGCTGCTCGTCACGGCAATCGGCTATCGCCTGGTTTGGACAAGGCGGCGTCCGTTCTTCGAGAGCAAATTCCTGTTGCCGGGTAATCGGCAGGTCGACAGCAAACTTGCGATCGGTGCGGTCCTGTTTGGCATAGGCTGGGGCCTGGTTGGTCTTTGCCCGGGACCTGCGATCACGGCAATCACTCTGGGTGGTTGGGAAGCGGCTGGATTTCTCGCTGCCATGATTGGCGGGATGGTGCTTTACCAATTCTTTGAGTGGATCAGAGTTCGGTCGTAA
- a CDS encoding metalloregulator ArsR/SmtB family transcription factor gives MGQVTQIPPILDLEANPQLVSEVADLLKAMASESRLKMLCLLSESELSVTALAEKTEQTASSVSQHLSKLKSVGLVESRRVAQTIYYCARDGIGMDLMDVLCRHFRPDAH, from the coding sequence GTGGGACAGGTTACCCAGATTCCACCGATTTTGGATCTTGAGGCGAACCCGCAGCTGGTATCCGAGGTCGCGGACCTTTTGAAGGCGATGGCGTCAGAGTCACGGCTGAAGATGTTGTGCCTGCTCAGTGAATCGGAGCTTTCCGTCACTGCGCTCGCCGAAAAGACGGAGCAGACGGCTTCCTCGGTATCGCAACATCTCTCGAAGTTGAAGTCGGTCGGATTGGTCGAAAGTCGCCGTGTTGCGCAGACCATCTATTATTGTGCGCGTGACGGCATTGGCATGGACTTGATGGACGTGCTTTGCCGGCATTTCCGGCCTGACGCCCACTGA
- a CDS encoding fimbria/pilus periplasmic chaperone, which yields MHRSVNAAIGLSLVLAWGSLSASAFEVQPMRHSVYPESGQTTGLLTVKNTRSKPLPVELVVEKRVFGENGEQTLVPADDDFIIFPFQALIEPGAKQAFRFQYVGDQTVTSETAYTIHVREVPVELEPGFTGLRYVYSFGVVVYVENARAESELSISDVVRDGDTLKMTVKNSGNSFGRLTNDRLILSQGDTKLELEGESFMSIADHVVVPPENQIPLTLNLSELNIAAGDLSVSLEETPD from the coding sequence ATGCACAGAAGCGTAAACGCCGCCATCGGACTGAGCCTGGTTTTGGCTTGGGGTTCTCTAAGTGCAAGTGCGTTCGAAGTGCAGCCTATGCGGCACTCTGTCTATCCCGAAAGCGGACAGACCACGGGCCTCTTGACGGTAAAAAACACACGAAGCAAACCGCTTCCGGTGGAGCTGGTCGTTGAAAAACGGGTGTTCGGGGAAAATGGCGAGCAGACGCTCGTTCCGGCAGATGATGATTTCATAATCTTTCCATTTCAGGCTCTTATAGAGCCAGGTGCCAAGCAGGCTTTTCGCTTTCAGTATGTCGGTGATCAGACTGTCACTTCTGAAACAGCCTATACGATCCATGTGCGGGAAGTTCCTGTCGAACTCGAGCCCGGATTCACCGGACTGCGCTACGTCTACAGTTTCGGCGTGGTCGTCTATGTCGAGAATGCTCGGGCAGAATCCGAACTTTCAATAAGTGACGTCGTCAGGGATGGCGACACGCTCAAGATGACGGTGAAGAATTCCGGCAACTCGTTTGGCAGACTGACGAATGACCGCCTGATCCTGTCCCAGGGTGACACCAAGCTTGAGCTCGAAGGCGAGTCGTTTATGAGCATCGCTGATCATGTTGTTGTGCCGCCTGAAAACCAGATTCCTCTGACGCTTAATTTGAGCGAGCTAAACATAGCAGCCGGAGACTTAAGTGTTTCACTTGAAGAAACTCCCGACTGA
- a CDS encoding fimbria/pilus outer membrane usher protein: MFHLKKLPTEFVSPTSSSNRMRAKRRLAFLLGTAAAIATPVAFAEEADETRPIDASTMSVPVVPKSAQPRSATEQAKRLPLATAEPKSGDAPLSVSVQVPSNSPTFYMLDTPAPQPSSSRNEQPSRIDAFNENQSKVVTIELAATYQGRKLGLITVETTLTRVLNVEASQLRAALEPYVDESTQLLLSQFRSGFVSVERLQAIGVTARLDPATLTLTIEAPPKKEGPLDMNLGGREAPEGTQTADAANFAAGLTSTFLFNEDFEDANSSTLSTSLSGFVNYGGVRGLNLDYGGILTFDDGTGESRFDADRTILFMDRPEHALRFEAGTLYTPLSELAGENDFLGVGITKSYRRLQPTRVLRPLGQRSFELNRASEVTVLVDGQEISRFDAPAGAVNLNDIPLANISNRVSIVVEDEFGRRETQSFSVASDAMLLQPGLSEYSFGIGQKRDRNRSGFTYTDDVVAAGNYSFGLNSNLTLGAFGYASEELSVVGTQSVFGLLDGIAQLELGYSDSETSGNGLATSLDYRWNSSPNAVRSQNFAFAFDYRDRNFTTAGSQFGVGIKYDASAFYELQLTNRLRMNLSGTYSEDYYSDTAAKSIALGSSYQFGHFFFGAGVRVGSDLNGDDDVGGFVTLTRRFGDRGSANARYDTRSDRASLRYRRPARDEVGSFGYEAELSSRDQDVSLRGAADYTANRYRTRVSFTQLNRDNDAIGDDSRLTARFQTGIAFADGQFGIGRDPGRGFVMVDKHESLDGARTTIKARGRRAVKATSGLLGPAIARVNSPYVPTTIPVDVLDAPIGYNVGEGAYYVVPGARSGIKITIGNDAFRSVVATFVAYDEPLKLTAGTITNKTTGDTQVTFTNNAGRALVSNLTPGEYLLEFAGTDFTFEFAVDEDTEAFSDLGLIDLTQGDS, from the coding sequence GTGTTTCACTTGAAGAAACTCCCGACTGAGTTCGTCTCTCCCACATCGTCTTCGAACAGGATGCGCGCAAAGCGCCGGCTGGCCTTCTTGCTCGGCACAGCCGCCGCGATAGCAACCCCTGTTGCCTTCGCAGAAGAAGCTGACGAAACCCGACCAATAGACGCGTCCACGATGTCGGTACCGGTTGTGCCGAAATCTGCGCAGCCGCGCTCTGCCACGGAGCAGGCGAAGCGGCTGCCTTTAGCGACAGCGGAACCGAAGTCCGGCGATGCACCCTTGTCGGTGTCGGTGCAGGTGCCGTCCAATTCGCCGACGTTCTACATGCTCGATACGCCGGCGCCTCAACCTTCGTCTTCGCGAAATGAGCAGCCCTCGAGAATTGACGCGTTCAATGAGAACCAGTCGAAAGTCGTTACGATTGAGCTCGCCGCGACTTATCAGGGGCGCAAACTCGGCCTCATAACGGTTGAAACAACGCTGACACGCGTGCTGAACGTCGAAGCGAGCCAGTTGAGGGCTGCGCTGGAGCCTTATGTCGACGAAAGCACACAGCTGTTACTGTCCCAATTCAGAAGTGGGTTTGTCTCGGTTGAGCGACTGCAGGCGATCGGTGTTACGGCCCGCCTCGACCCGGCCACGCTAACCTTGACGATTGAGGCGCCTCCAAAAAAAGAGGGTCCGTTGGACATGAATTTGGGCGGCCGCGAAGCGCCCGAGGGCACTCAAACGGCGGATGCCGCAAACTTCGCGGCGGGTCTCACGTCGACTTTTCTCTTTAACGAAGACTTCGAAGACGCCAATTCCAGTACGCTGTCCACGTCCTTGTCAGGGTTTGTGAACTACGGCGGCGTTCGTGGCCTGAATTTGGACTATGGCGGTATCCTGACTTTCGATGATGGCACGGGAGAGAGCCGGTTCGACGCTGACCGGACAATACTCTTCATGGACCGTCCGGAACATGCCCTCAGATTTGAGGCTGGTACGCTGTATACGCCCCTGTCAGAACTTGCGGGCGAGAACGATTTCCTGGGTGTGGGCATCACCAAGTCCTACCGCCGTCTTCAACCGACACGCGTTTTGCGGCCGCTTGGACAAAGATCATTTGAGCTGAACCGAGCGAGCGAAGTCACGGTCCTTGTCGATGGTCAGGAAATCTCCCGCTTCGATGCTCCGGCGGGGGCCGTCAATCTCAATGATATTCCGTTGGCGAACATATCCAACCGCGTCTCGATTGTTGTCGAAGACGAGTTTGGCCGCCGCGAAACCCAGAGTTTCAGCGTCGCGTCGGATGCGATGTTGCTTCAGCCCGGACTGTCTGAGTATTCCTTTGGGATCGGCCAGAAACGGGACCGCAATCGCAGTGGGTTCACCTACACTGACGACGTCGTGGCGGCGGGCAACTACAGTTTCGGTCTCAATTCCAATCTGACGCTGGGCGCTTTCGGCTACGCCTCGGAAGAGCTTTCAGTCGTCGGCACACAATCAGTGTTTGGCCTTCTCGATGGCATCGCGCAACTGGAACTCGGATATTCGGATTCCGAGACCTCAGGAAATGGACTCGCGACGTCACTCGATTATCGCTGGAACAGTTCACCCAACGCCGTTCGATCCCAGAATTTCGCTTTTGCATTTGATTACCGGGACAGGAATTTCACAACGGCGGGTTCGCAATTCGGCGTAGGCATTAAATACGACGCTTCGGCTTTTTATGAGCTGCAGCTGACCAATCGTCTCAGAATGAACCTGTCGGGGACATACTCGGAAGACTACTACTCCGATACTGCCGCCAAGAGTATTGCGCTTGGAAGCAGCTATCAATTTGGTCATTTCTTCTTTGGTGCCGGTGTGCGCGTGGGATCCGATCTCAATGGGGACGACGACGTCGGCGGCTTTGTGACGCTGACCCGGCGCTTTGGCGATCGCGGCTCGGCGAATGCGCGCTATGACACGAGAAGTGACCGGGCAAGCCTGCGGTACAGACGTCCAGCGCGCGACGAGGTCGGCAGTTTCGGGTACGAAGCCGAGCTTAGCAGCCGCGACCAGGATGTGAGCTTGAGAGGGGCGGCCGACTACACTGCAAACAGGTACCGAACACGTGTATCCTTCACGCAATTAAACCGCGATAACGACGCGATCGGGGACGATTCAAGACTGACGGCGCGCTTCCAGACCGGTATCGCTTTCGCTGATGGTCAGTTCGGAATCGGCCGCGATCCAGGGCGCGGATTCGTCATGGTCGACAAGCATGAGAGCCTTGATGGTGCTCGCACCACGATCAAAGCGCGTGGCCGGCGGGCCGTAAAGGCGACGTCCGGACTGCTTGGCCCGGCAATCGCCCGCGTAAACTCACCTTATGTGCCGACCACAATTCCGGTTGATGTCCTGGATGCGCCGATCGGATACAATGTTGGCGAAGGGGCCTACTATGTCGTGCCGGGCGCACGGTCCGGCATCAAGATCACAATTGGCAACGATGCGTTCCGCAGCGTGGTGGCAACGTTCGTCGCATATGACGAGCCGCTGAAACTGACGGCGGGCACAATCACCAACAAGACAACCGGCGACACCCAGGTTACGTTTACCAATAATGCTGGCCGGGCATTGGTTTCCAATCTCACGCCAGGCGAGTATCTGCTTGAATTCGCCGGAACTGACTTTACTTTCGAGTTTGCGGTCGACGAGGACACCGAGGCCTTTTCTGATCTAGGCTTGATCGATCTCACGCAAGGGGACTCATGA
- a CDS encoding helix-turn-helix transcriptional regulator yields MKSTVDIDLDCRAVVGLADEYPAGFRDPEHSHKRIQLLYACSGVMSVVTDTTSYVIPPQRAVWIPSGVPHEVSCRGPVSLRSLYIDPRYDRGEPHCHIVEVSQLLRALIIEVTQLPLDRELNSRDDQVINLLIQELLDCRNIPYAAPMPNDTRLVRVCRQILEQPADQRDTNEWAAVAGMSRRSFTRAFKRETGMGVAVWRQQVRLLEALSLLSTGSPVTSVAMDVGYESPSAFCAMFQKAFGVPPSKYAF; encoded by the coding sequence ATGAAGAGCACTGTCGATATCGACCTGGACTGCCGCGCTGTCGTGGGTCTGGCTGATGAGTACCCAGCAGGCTTCCGCGATCCAGAGCATTCGCATAAGCGAATTCAACTCCTCTACGCATGTTCCGGCGTGATGTCGGTGGTAACGGACACGACGAGCTATGTCATACCGCCGCAACGAGCGGTCTGGATCCCGAGCGGTGTTCCCCACGAAGTCTCTTGCCGCGGACCTGTATCGTTGCGCTCGCTGTATATTGATCCAAGGTATGATCGCGGCGAGCCGCACTGTCACATTGTCGAGGTCAGCCAGTTGCTGCGCGCGCTGATTATCGAAGTGACACAGCTTCCGCTGGACCGGGAATTAAACAGCCGGGACGATCAGGTGATCAATCTGCTAATCCAGGAGCTTCTCGACTGCCGCAACATTCCCTACGCAGCACCGATGCCGAACGATACCCGCCTGGTACGCGTTTGCCGTCAGATTCTGGAGCAGCCTGCCGATCAGCGCGACACCAATGAGTGGGCCGCTGTCGCCGGCATGAGCCGAAGGTCGTTCACGCGGGCCTTTAAACGCGAGACTGGAATGGGTGTCGCGGTATGGCGCCAGCAGGTGCGATTGCTTGAAGCGCTGTCCCTGCTATCGACAGGGTCCCCTGTCACGTCAGTTGCAATGGATGTGGGCTACGAAAGTCCCAGCGCCTTCTGCGCCATGTTTCAAAAAGCATTCGGTGTCCCACCGAGCAAATACGCATTTTGA
- a CDS encoding amidohydrolase family protein, whose translation MTFETSFRPAARRMISKLLLGAALFCAAPSCVQDPVSSAPPTETSSSNAIPPTPGVSGKPPTATAQPGQSLPLQAERSVSFETDEGTNLSIDVSPSGNHIVFDMLGDIYLLPVEGGEAQALTHGLALDTQPVFSPDGRSILFLSDRSGAENLWRMKSDGRGITQISFYDDNPIWVSPEWSPDGKHILVSRFWSDRNAYELWEFNAAEPNMGHVVRSTGDANDADDATSSLGALYSPDGDTIYLASLAHESPAFDRLSLWQVIAFNTADETERQLAGSKAQPAFRPRLSPDASHLAYAERRANRTFLVYLDLTSGETSTLGELDPDSLQASQWHDAVPRYDFTPDGKWVIANVRGGLKLFSTAGAPSRNISFSAQVDVPLGRLARTEIPLEDGPVHARLLMSPDLSPNGDQIAFSALGDVYVADAAENATPRRLSTTVQSTYHPSWSPDDTSIAFVSWTKQAGGQIWAAKADGSALRQITEDSAFYTHPVFTPDGSAIIAVRSSREARSKTYMEFGQLRDADLIYIPLDGSSESVILSGRIGGTPHFGPDTSKVFINSDEGVEAVSLSNGMRTVVTQSKGPNWYFAEGPAAADDIRVSPDGEWALAQITQQLHLYRLPEEKGSTVDLTSSDTPHIRLTDIGADYFGWSDDGNGVYWTVGSTLHRLSLKDVAFDTPSQGRMVPIEQTYADAVRFDVSAPRALLGRSILLTGATLIPMDNRAEPERIITNADILLKDGKIASVGPAGSVEADASIPRVDLAGHYIIPGLIDAHYHVGDIRRDVLQPDATGLKTNFAYGITTLFDPSTLTIDMLTYQDFIDSGKTLGSRLFSTGPAIFDFNDFRSKAEVDAVLKRYRDYYRIKNLKQYRVGNRRVRQWLAQSAAELGMTPTTEGALSFKLGLTHIFDGYSGNEHALPPPALYNDIAQLFAQSGTSSTLTLMITHGGTPADESFIARRNPVANEKYARFTPRWFIEREFASATKYSPDRFLYKTIANSAHKIFEAGGLVGVGAHGDIPGLGTIWEIEAYVEGGWSPAEALWAATMGSAGAIARQESLGSLTPGKAADLVVLPRNPIDDIRAIEDPIFVMKNGHLYDAATLQEHALTLTE comes from the coding sequence ATGACATTTGAGACTTCATTCCGGCCTGCTGCTCGTCGCATGATCTCGAAACTGCTTCTCGGCGCTGCGCTTTTTTGTGCAGCGCCGAGTTGCGTTCAGGACCCGGTGTCGAGTGCCCCGCCAACTGAGACTTCATCATCCAACGCCATACCGCCGACGCCAGGCGTTTCAGGAAAGCCGCCGACAGCGACCGCTCAGCCGGGGCAGAGCCTGCCTCTGCAAGCAGAGCGAAGCGTGTCATTTGAGACGGACGAAGGAACCAATCTGTCGATCGACGTGTCACCCAGCGGCAATCATATCGTTTTCGACATGCTGGGCGACATTTACCTGCTACCGGTTGAGGGCGGCGAGGCGCAGGCACTCACACATGGCCTGGCGCTCGACACCCAGCCCGTCTTCTCACCTGACGGTCGTTCGATCCTGTTTCTGAGTGATCGTTCAGGCGCCGAAAACTTATGGCGCATGAAATCGGATGGCAGGGGTATCACCCAGATATCCTTCTACGACGACAATCCGATATGGGTTTCACCGGAATGGTCGCCGGACGGAAAACACATCCTCGTCTCCCGCTTCTGGTCCGATCGCAATGCCTATGAGCTCTGGGAATTCAACGCCGCAGAACCAAACATGGGCCATGTTGTCCGCTCGACAGGCGATGCCAATGATGCCGACGATGCAACGAGCTCATTGGGCGCGCTCTACTCTCCTGACGGAGACACAATTTACCTCGCCTCTCTCGCGCATGAGTCCCCAGCCTTTGACCGCCTCTCGCTGTGGCAGGTGATTGCTTTCAACACGGCAGACGAAACGGAGCGTCAACTGGCGGGCAGCAAAGCGCAGCCTGCATTCCGTCCGCGACTGTCTCCCGACGCTAGCCACCTTGCCTATGCAGAACGCCGGGCAAATCGGACCTTTCTTGTTTATCTCGACCTGACCTCTGGAGAAACGTCGACACTTGGCGAACTTGACCCAGACTCGCTACAGGCAAGCCAGTGGCACGATGCGGTACCGCGCTATGATTTCACGCCAGATGGAAAATGGGTGATCGCCAATGTCCGCGGAGGATTGAAGCTTTTTTCAACGGCCGGCGCGCCTTCCAGGAACATTTCATTCTCTGCACAGGTGGACGTCCCACTCGGGCGGCTGGCGCGGACTGAAATCCCACTTGAAGACGGTCCGGTTCATGCGCGGCTGCTGATGTCGCCCGATTTATCGCCGAACGGTGATCAGATTGCATTTTCTGCGCTGGGAGACGTTTACGTGGCCGATGCAGCTGAGAACGCCACGCCTCGTCGCCTTTCCACTACCGTGCAGTCTACTTATCACCCGTCCTGGTCACCCGATGACACGTCGATCGCTTTTGTGAGTTGGACAAAGCAGGCCGGCGGACAAATCTGGGCCGCCAAAGCCGACGGTTCGGCCCTGCGGCAAATCACAGAGGATAGTGCGTTCTACACACATCCTGTCTTCACGCCGGACGGCTCGGCTATCATCGCGGTACGGTCATCTCGCGAGGCGCGCTCGAAAACTTATATGGAATTCGGCCAGTTGCGGGACGCCGATCTCATCTACATCCCACTGGATGGCTCGTCAGAAAGCGTCATTCTGAGCGGCCGGATCGGTGGCACGCCGCATTTCGGTCCCGACACCAGCAAGGTCTTCATCAACTCCGACGAAGGGGTTGAGGCCGTCTCGCTGAGTAATGGTATGCGCACGGTCGTGACGCAGTCGAAGGGGCCTAATTGGTACTTTGCAGAAGGACCCGCCGCGGCCGATGACATACGCGTATCGCCCGACGGCGAGTGGGCGCTGGCACAGATAACGCAGCAGCTGCACCTCTATCGTCTGCCAGAAGAGAAGGGCAGCACGGTTGACCTGACGTCCTCCGACACGCCCCACATCAGGCTGACCGATATAGGCGCCGACTACTTCGGTTGGAGCGACGATGGCAATGGCGTGTACTGGACGGTCGGCTCGACTCTGCACCGACTGTCCTTGAAAGATGTGGCATTCGATACACCGAGCCAGGGCCGCATGGTGCCTATCGAACAGACCTACGCCGATGCGGTGCGGTTTGACGTGTCAGCTCCCAGAGCTTTGCTCGGACGCAGCATTCTCCTGACGGGCGCCACCCTCATTCCAATGGATAACCGCGCCGAACCGGAACGCATCATTACCAACGCCGACATTTTGCTTAAGGACGGAAAAATTGCGAGCGTCGGTCCTGCCGGAAGCGTTGAGGCAGATGCCAGCATTCCCCGTGTTGATCTAGCAGGTCACTACATCATCCCCGGCCTCATTGATGCGCATTATCACGTTGGCGACATTCGCCGCGATGTCCTCCAGCCAGACGCCACGGGACTGAAAACCAATTTCGCCTACGGCATCACGACGCTGTTCGATCCGTCCACTCTCACGATCGACATGCTGACCTATCAGGATTTCATCGACAGCGGAAAAACACTTGGTTCGCGGTTGTTCTCAACCGGTCCGGCAATATTCGACTTCAATGATTTTCGATCCAAAGCCGAGGTCGATGCTGTATTGAAGCGCTATCGCGATTATTACAGGATCAAGAATCTCAAGCAGTATAGAGTGGGCAATCGGCGTGTGCGCCAATGGCTTGCTCAGTCGGCGGCGGAGCTCGGGATGACGCCGACTACGGAAGGGGCGCTCTCCTTCAAGCTCGGCCTGACACACATCTTCGATGGGTATTCGGGCAACGAGCACGCGCTGCCCCCGCCGGCGCTTTACAACGACATCGCGCAGCTATTTGCACAAAGCGGTACAAGCAGCACCCTCACCCTCATGATCACGCATGGTGGAACGCCAGCCGACGAAAGTTTCATCGCGCGGCGCAATCCCGTTGCAAACGAGAAATATGCACGGTTCACACCGCGCTGGTTTATCGAGAGAGAGTTCGCAAGCGCGACAAAGTACTCGCCCGACCGGTTCTTGTACAAAACCATTGCCAATAGCGCCCACAAGATCTTTGAAGCTGGAGGCCTTGTCGGCGTGGGGGCACATGGCGACATTCCCGGCCTTGGTACGATTTGGGAAATAGAGGCCTATGTTGAGGGCGGATGGTCACCCGCCGAAGCGCTGTGGGCTGCCACAATGGGCAGCGCAGGCGCCATAGCGCGGCAGGAAAGCCTCGGCAGCCTGACCCCAGGCAAAGCCGCAGACCTCGTTGTTCTGCCCCGTAATCCCATTGACGATATTCGCGCCATTGAAGACCCGATCTTCGTGATGAAGAACGGCCATCTCTATGACGCGGCCACGCTTCAGGAGCACGCCCTGACATTGACTGAGTAG